TGTTTTTGTTAAGTACAATGTGAATAATTGCATCTATAATAAATATTCCAGCACAAAGCATCATTCCTCTATAGGTTACAATTCCTAGAAAAAAAAGGCCGATAGTCTGTAGTTGTTTTCTTTGATATAATAGTGAATTTAATGCTAAAAAGAAAAAAAATATTTGGATTATTTCAGGACTAACTAATGCAAATTGTGACCCTAATGTAGGGTCGGAAATCACTAATAGAAATGCTGCAATTTTTAGATATTTTTCTTTTACAAAAAACTCAACAAAAGAAAATAATTGCCATAATACTCCCAAAACAAAGGGTAGCATAATCCAATGTGTTACGGCTATGGATCGGCCAAACCATTTCCATCCAATTGCGACATAACTACCGATAAATGCTGGATGACCTGAGTCATGATCAAGAGAGATAGAACTCCAATTGATTACACCATTTTGGTATAGATCACCCCCTACCTTAGATACAAAAAGAACATTGTCCCAAAATATTCCGACATGAAGACTTAGTAATATTATGATAACACTTATGATTGTTAATATAATCGCTTTTTGATATTTAATACAGGGCATGGACATTTAAATATTCTTGAATTCTAGATTAGTAAGATTAAAATAAAAAAGATTGACTATTCATATTTTATATGGAATGATCAAAGCAAATATAGATTATGAATAACAATATATATCGTGCCAAAATTAGAAGATTACTGGAGAAGTTACAAATGAAGTTAAAAGATAATCGCAATCTTATAATGCGTAAATCCGAAATGTAAACGAATGACCAATCAATACTATCAGCAAAACATCCTATTGACTATCTGTAAGGTGACGCACTTATTGAAGGGTTTATTTTTTCTACGTTATATTAGAATGTCCCCATAATAGATTTAAGTAAAGGGCTATTCCTGAGAGTAAAAGCTCTCTCTTGATTTCCATTTGCCTAGGGTGAAATCAGGAAAGGGTATAGGCACGCCTCCTTTTTCGATGCTTATCTCGGAGAGAGCAGATATAGACAACCAAGTTGCCATATCATAGATGTCAAATTTGGGCTCTTTTTCATCTTGTGTAGACTTAATAAAGTCATCCAGAACAAAATAATCCATCTCATGGCGAACGGAAGTTGCTGCTAGTGATTCATTCTCTTTCCAACATGGGGCATCGTATTCTCTTAGAATACTCAACGGAGATGGGCTCCATTCCCCATGTTCACACAAAGAGTCTATGTGTAAATGATTCCCATTCTCTTGTATCCAAATGCCTTCTGTTCCCTGGACTCTAAAGTCTAAAGAGTAGGGGCGACAGGTATTGGTTGCGTGGGTTAGAATAATTGTTTCTCCTCTTGCTGTCGTGATGTTCGATGTGATCACATCTCCCAATTTCCAAGAGATATTTGCATTGGGGTGATCTGTTCCTAAATGTTTTTTAAGATGGTGGGACAATCCCTTGGATTTGGTCGCAAAAGAAGATATGGAGATAAAACGATTGCCCCTATTAATATCTAATAGGTAGGAAAGAGGTCCAATTCCATGAGAGGGGTATAGGTCTCCATTTCGTTTTAGTGAATGAATGGTTCGCCAACTTGCCTCGCCTTCCGCTCCAGTCCCGTATTGATAGTTCTTGTCAAATTTCACTCCTCTTAAATCGTGCTCATAGCCTCCTCTCATATGTAGCAACTCTCCAAAGAGCCCCTTCTGGACCATGTTAAAAATCGACATTACGTCCCTATGATAGCAGGCATTCTCTAGAATCATGACTTTGGAACTATTGGCAAAATAGGAGTTCATAATTTGGTCTATTTCGGACAACTTGGAGATACTCGAAGCTTCTACTCCAATCATTAGATTAAACGAGAGTGTTCGGCATAGAATGGCAGTAAAATGATCCCAAGGAACAGACAGGATGATGCCATCTAATAACTCATTTTGAAGCATCTCTTCATATCCCTCTCTCTCTGTATAAAAAGCAGGGATAGGGTGTCCTGCATCTTCACACCATGAGATGATCTCTTCTCTATTCATTGATGGATCCGAAATTGCAACTACTACTACATTCTTTCTCTGTAGTATATTTTGAAAGTGTATCTTTCCTCTGTATCCCATTCCGATTACTCCGATGCGTGTTTTATTCATGGAAATATTTCGTGTTTATTTTCAGTGCAATTAAAATAGTATAAAGAAATTAAAATAGAAAATACCATAAAATAAATCCGTGCATTGACACCGTATTTAGTAATCTCTGTTATTTTATTTCAACGACCTCTTTATTCATTACGTACCATAGGTATCCTTTAACGTTTTTAAAGCCCATGGCACTAAGATCTTCCATATAGCCTTGAACTTGCTTTTTGTGTTTATTATCGTGTTCCCCTGTTTTGTAATCTACTACAATGGCTTGGTCTTTTTGTAACATGATTCTATCTGGACGATGGTTTCCTTGTTTCTTGTTACGAATGATTTGTCTTTCGTTAATTACTTGATAGGTCCCATTAAACCATGGTTTTACAATCTCTAGTTCTAGCGATTCTTTGAGCACTAGAGATAACTCTTCCATCTCCACTTTTGTTAATGCCCCTTCGTAGTAAAGTGCTTTTACACGAGACTCGATCTCTTTAATATTCGCTGTTTTTTCTAATATATTATGAACCATGGTGCCATAGTTTATCTTTTGAGATCGATCTGTCGGGTCAATTTCAAAAAACATCTCTGAGTTTTTACGAATGGAGATCTTGTCAATATAGTTTCCTATATAGATTTCGGGAATGGTTGCGGATACAGCATCTGGGAAGCCTTTGCTTACTTTGACAGGGGTCTCTTCGTTATGAACAGAAAGATTCTGTGGACTTTTTCCATATTCGAATCGCATATTTTCTGGATCATAATAGTCTCCTAAATCTATAAATTTCTCTTTGTCATCACTATCTAGTGCTGGCATATTTTGGTTCATCATTAGAAGAAGATCTCCTATATTACTCAAGCCTTTGCTTTTCTTTTTCTTCATAGGGATACCAAGCCAAAGTGCTTCTTCTGCCCTTGTGAGTGCCACATATAGAAGGTTCAGGTTGTCGATGGCTCCCATAATTTTCTCTTGATAATAGTAGGGGGCAAACAGCGACTTAGACATCAATGTGCTGTATTGTACAGGGATCGTAGAGAGCTCTGCAAATGGTTGTTGTTCTGTTTTACACCATAAGATATTCGATAGCCTAGAGTCTGGATAAAGATCCCAATCACAAAAAGGAATCATCACTACTTTAAATTCGAGTCCTTTCGACTTATGGATGGTATAAATTTTTATTGCATCAATATCCTCAGAGAGAACTAAGGTTTTTTGTTTTCCATCTTGATCCCACCACTCTAGGAATGATGCAATATCAGCAGATTCCATTCTAGAGTACTCTAATATACTGTCGAGAAATGACTGTATATAAGGCCACTCATTATGAATGTCTTCTAGATGGAAATAGTGGATCAATAGTTCAATAAGCTCATAAAGAGGTCTGAACTTTAAGCTCTCTACTGATTTGTGTTCAAAGAAATCATCAAAATAACGGAAATAACAGAGGTCTTTCTGGTTAAATATTTCGTCATTTTCAGACGGAAAATGGCTGTCTTGATCTAGTAGTAGTGATAATTGACCATCTTGATTATTCGTTTGGATAAGATTTTGTGTTCCTTGATCCAACAGTGGGAATATAAAACGAAAGAAAAGACCACGCATAGAGGCGTATTCCAACGTGTTCGGGTCAATAAGGTATCGAAGAGCATGAAGTATAAACTGTACTGTCAATGCATTGACGATATACAAAGAGTCGTTTGAAACTACTTTTAGCTCTTTGTTTCCCGTTTCTGATGCATGTGCCATCAATCGGTTTGCAACCTCATTTCCATGTGCTCCTTTACGAACCAAAATAGACATGTCTCCATATTGATATCCCATTGCTTTATAGTTGGCAATGTTTTCTAACAAAGCATTCATTGCTAGTGATCTGGAGTCGTCT
The Prolixibacteraceae bacterium DNA segment above includes these coding regions:
- a CDS encoding UvrD-helicase domain-containing protein, which encodes MSFFKIYKASAGSGKTYSITREYLLLILKEPQKYSNILAVTFTNKATSEMKNRILQELCIIAKGDKSDHLDEISKKLEKPKTYLQKVANTILVKILKDYSRFSVATIDSFFQKVIRSFSREVQLHAAYNPELNHKQILGEAIDRLFLEVDHNKPLKQWLLQYANDRIEQGKKWNFRDELEKKGNLIFQEDFKNFGPDIIDKLRDREFLDHYIQSLRSLIDAYESHLKEVATKAVKLIVDSDIDPKHFKYGKTGVIGIFYKIVDKQDYYAEPGVRALNAQDNLDGWYSATKTAGIKQSIEQLYMDGLNDYLNDIISFIEIQLPQVNTAKLILPQLRGIGVMMDISKHVSEISKEKNLLLLSDSSQLLLSVIEDDSAPFVFEKMGETFKHFMLDEFQDTSKLQWQNFFPLINNALSEANFSMVVGDVKQSIYRWRNSDWQLLAKKVPQDLRQYEPEDVTLGTNWRSTKNVITFNNTLFRYGSEIVQNDFNQEVETKPIEQDTKEDFKRRISEAYEDQFQKYSGKKNNEGLVSIDFFESTETDDSRSLAMNALLENIANYKAMGYQYGDMSILVRKGAHGNEVANRLMAHASETGNKELKVVSNDSLYIVNALTVQFILHALRYLIDPNTLEYASMRGLFFRFIFPLLDQGTQNLIQTNNQDGQLSLLLDQDSHFPSENDEIFNQKDLCYFRYFDDFFEHKSVESLKFRPLYELIELLIHYFHLEDIHNEWPYIQSFLDSILEYSRMESADIASFLEWWDQDGKQKTLVLSEDIDAIKIYTIHKSKGLEFKVVMIPFCDWDLYPDSRLSNILWCKTEQQPFAELSTIPVQYSTLMSKSLFAPYYYQEKIMGAIDNLNLLYVALTRAEEALWLGIPMKKKKSKGLSNIGDLLLMMNQNMPALDSDDKEKFIDLGDYYDPENMRFEYGKSPQNLSVHNEETPVKVSKGFPDAVSATIPEIYIGNYIDKISIRKNSEMFFEIDPTDRSQKINYGTMVHNILEKTANIKEIESRVKALYYEGALTKVEMEELSLVLKESLELEIVKPWFNGTYQVINERQIIRNKKQGNHRPDRIMLQKDQAIVVDYKTGEHDNKHKKQVQGYMEDLSAMGFKNVKGYLWYVMNKEVVEIK